The nucleotide window AATGCTCAAGCAAGGACCTGAGCACATCAGCTAAACTTGCAATGCCCTGTGCAAAGAGCTTGGGAAGACACAACTATCAGCTGATAATCTGGTTTTAAGTCCCTTGCAAAGCACTCTGCAAGGCCCATGCAGGCAAAAAAGGCCCAACATCATTGTGCCATGACGTGACTAACAGGTGGGTGGATCCACCCACCTATAAAACTTGGCCCACAAGACATGGGGGAAGGTAATAATCTGGCCTGCTGGTCAGATCCAGTTCCTCATTCCTGCACTACACAGATTGAGTCTATTCCAAAAAATAAAAACTCATTAACACACCCCACACAGCATCTTGCTCTCATATCTTCTAGATAGCTACCTTCTCATTACCAGTTGCTGGACTTCTGCATTTTGTTCAGCCTATTCCTACAGATCCTTTGCTATGAACAGCGATGAGCTCCTGTGCCTCCACTTTCCCACCCCCACTGCTCCCCAGCCAGTCTGTCAACCCCTAGAGTTATCTCACTCCCTCTTTCTTGCAAAAGCACAATGAACTTGGACAAGTCTAAATCAGAATATTACATTTATGTAAGACTGCATAATTTCCATAATTTGAAAAAGGCCTAGAAACTGAACAAAGGAATtgttaatgattaaaaaaatcaTTCATAATGCTGGTAAGCAGTAGTCTTGGCCCTGCAAAATGGCTTTAAATAGCCTATCACAACTTGCGAAATGCTTAAGCAAGGGGCTGAGAAtttgtttgctttattttatttatttatattttaattaattaaatttatatcctgtccttccacccagaaggagcccagccaACAATCAGTCAGATACTTGGAGAGCAATAAAGCAGAGTGAGCCAAATCAGCACTCACCTCTGTTCGTTTTGCTGGGATAAATCTTCTGGAAGTGCTTGAACTCTTCTGGTGCTGGGAAGTCTTCCACTGGATGAAAAGAGTATTTGGATTCAAAGTCATCTGtagaaaaggagaaaaaggttATCAACGGAGTAGGAAAGATGTGGCCTGAAAACCATTTCTGGACCAAAGGGTTCTGCCACTGCACTGCTGTTCCTGTCCTTAAGGCTCTAAGGTGGAGAGGCTGGAATGCTGGTTGCAATGACTAAAAGGCAATTTGAGGCAGCTCCACCAGGAAGGCAAGGCAGCCCCTTCAAGTGCCAGATTTTGAGCATCACTGAATATGGGAGTCAGACTGGGGGCACAATCCACCAAGAAGCCAGAGCGACCTAGTATTAAGAGCTTCATAGAGGGCCAGGAGGCACGCAAGTGTGCTTTGCAAGACATTCCCCCTCAAAGAGGCAAAAAACTACTGACATTCTGGAATGTGCATGAACCAGCAATTCAAcctttatataaatatatgttgTGTTTCACTGCTTCTCCAAGTAGCTGTCTGGGCATTCAATAcaaatgaattttaaaacaaacaaactataaaCTATACAAAACCCAATAGATATGGATTTCAAGGCATCAGATGTTCAATAAATACCTAATGCTACGCTAaaccagctcgatcactgagatcatctgaagGAGCAGCTTTGGTTGTCCTCCAAGTcctccaacagagattcagcaggtgcctttattttttaacttttaagcgcctactgaaaacatttctgttctgccaggcttatgcaggcaattaagaagatgcttttttcgcaacagttgacctttgtttttattgttttttttatgtttttattctatggttgttgcTTTTTATGTGTTGTAAatggctttgatgtttttaatgaaattgtggcatacaaatatttttataaatacagTAAACAAATAAGCCAAACCACAGCTCAGGTGTGAATGAGCAGGTTCCTAGAGAGAAGAatgctgctgctttgctcctccctcaagtcctgctgctactgtgctgctgtgagctaagctatggtttggcttagtgatgTCGGCACCTGGACTTGTGGCCTAgccaaaccatgagctgtagccaatgTTTGTTTTATGTCTTaatgcttgtggtttgtctgcagCAAGATAAACTATGAGCCCAAATTTGGACGCAACACTAAAACCAAACCACGGCTTAATTCACAGCAGTGTGGGAGCAGCAGGACCCGAGGAGGAACAAAGTTGCAGTAATATCCCTCTCCAGAAACCTGCATGTTCATGCTAACTCGTAGTTTGATTTGGTGTTCTATGCAAACTGGGCTAgtatcttttgttttaaagatcttGAATAAAGGAGTTTGTATCGTACTCCCCCATCTCCCCACAAACACTTCTTCCTAGCCAATCACAGTATTTTTCATAGCCCCTGTAAAAATAAGTGGAACTAGCCAAATAAAGAACAGCATCAATTCTGGACAGGCTGTGCATAGTTTGAACCCTGAGCATGTCTCCAAACCAACTTAAATGTGTTCAATACCTATAAATTAAGGTAACAGCTGGTTCTTTTTACTCACCTCCTAAGAAAGACCTGACAGTGGAGATTGAGTCCCGGTGTCCATTTCTcatgggtgggggaggaggaggaggtccaACTGGCGTTCTGGTGGGTGGTGGGGGTGGTTTCCCACGGCTCGTAGGATCAGAAGACCCATGCATTCGGTAGGGCGGGGGAGGCGGAGGTGCATCTCTACCACCATTCCGGATCATGGGTGGTGGTGGCGGAGGGGCTGCAATGCAAATTTCTCAGGTCAGGAGTCAGGACTTACCAGCTAGCTTAGTAGCCAGGAATAAAGGGTGAGGCAGTGTCCTCCAGCATGCACAACTGACGCTACACTTGGCCTCCTATCAGCATCCTGCATCATGAGCTCTGCATGCCCATACACCCTTTCCCTGGCCCCGCATGCGCTATAAAGGTTTATGTTTTTCTCACATCTCAATTCCACTAAGGAATTTTCTTACTTATTGAAGAAGCCAGTACACACAAGCGATATTTTGCATGGTGAAATCTAAGTTACCAAGCAGCTGGTGAGCACTGTGCATGCAGTGAAGAGACCATAAAATTGTGGTACTCTGATCATGACTTATCTGCACCAACTGTCCACTCTGTTCCTTTCCAGAGGGTTTGCAGAAGCACAGTGAATGATAATCTGAGTATAAAACGGGCTGACCAAATGATCGCTTTAGTGCAGGTTCAGTCCTTATAATATTTcatggtaacacacacacacaaatttcacCACACTAAATGGGTCCTGTTATTTGTGGGGCAACATCACCTCTGCTTTTATTTGTTCTAAAGAACATGAGCCCCTACCAAGTTACCAACAGCTTGTGTTAATAACTCTGAAGCTGTAGGACTGATGAACTGGCCCCAAAGCCAAAATTCCCCATTATAGCATAGCATCTACTTGGAGGGCAAAACACACTTTTCCGCTCAGCACAGAAAACAAAAGTCAATCCCATGTGGTTTGGTAGCAAAGACTCTCCCCATGAAACATGCGTTTATATTCCAGTCTTCCAAACATCACTATCATGCTATGGTACCAGTATCCTTTGTGCATGATGCCCTAGGACATGAATGGAGATGTTGAATTGGagtccatcttccatcagcctcagccagcctggACAACGGTGGGATTtatagtccaactacatctggagggccacagcttccccatccctgccctaaggtCAGTCTCCACCATTTTCAGTTAAGGGCCCTGAGTGATTCCCGAGAACGACCACCTTTTGTACTAAGTATTTATAAAACATACTCAagagttcaaagcacttcacatatatTATCTCTGTAATCCCCACAAGTGCCTtgagagtagagatgtgaaggccaggggggaaaaacagaaaattcagggggaaaatgtgttttcccccctttttctgaaAAACAAAATGGGGGAAAAAGGGAGAAACAATTTCCCCCAaagttttttccatttttttactgggccttcacatctctacttgaGAGTAAGCCACTATCATCACTCTCATGTTACAAATGAAAGGCCTGAGGGCAAGAGAATAGCAGTTTGTCTAAAGCCTCTTGTAATGAGTTCATGGTTGAGATCAGATGTGAATGGGAGCATCCCAATTCCCAGCTCACATCTAGATCATTAAACTTCAGTATTATAAATAGAATGGCATTTTTCAGAAATACCAAATTAGGGAATTCAATATCGGTCACAACTCAAAATGACTGAATCTGCACATCCACATCATCATCCTTGCTTCTGTACAGCACTCTCAAGTGTTAAAAGTGCTTCACATGCAGTATCTAGATGTATTCCTTACAAGAAACCTGTACATCAGTATTGTTATTTCCCACATtgaaaatggggggtggggggagaatgaCTGACGCTGAGAGTTTGTGGCTTGCCTAAGGGCACCCAGCAAGTCATGGAAGAGGTGagttttgaactgagaacttccaGGTTCACAGATCAGCCTTAATCCCTACACCACACAGCATAAAACCAGGATATTCTTAGCCTTCTTAAACCCATCCCATAAACATCCTGATCCCAAGATCAGAATTCACATACAAGGCAGCACttttctttttagaaattaaCAAGAGGATGTGAACACGGTTTCCAAGTCCATCACCTGTTTTCTACAGAAACAGGGGCTGGAAGAAACTCTTACCTGCACCCCGGCTTGGAGGATCACGGGCAGGAGGTGGGGGCCGATTGCTCTGTAAAGAAGGGGAAgctgaagggggtgggggaggagccatGCCCCTCACAGGCCCTGGTGTCTTTCGATGCAAGGAATTGTGTCTCTGTGGAAGCTCAGGAGCAGACTCATTGGTGGGGCTGGCAGGGCCGTTGGGGACACCAGGGGGTTGCCTGTAAGGTGGAGGAGGGGGTGCCAGAGATTGGCCCTGATTGCTTGGTCCCGTTCGAATATTCACTGGGGAAGGGGGTGGCTTGATAGGGGGAGGAGCTGGTGGTCCATCCCGACTCCCTGGGAGCCGCTGTCCTGGAGTTGGTGGCAATGGCTTCTCACGGTTGTAGGAAGGTGCTTTGCTGCTGTGTATGGAAGGAGGAGCAGGGGGTGCATTGGCTCGGCGTCCtgggggtggaggaggtggaGCTGATGAGCTGTGTTTCATGCCAGTGCCACTGGCAGTATTTGGCCGTGAGAGATCTGGTAAGGAAGGTCTCTGCATGCGTGGAAGTTCCGGAGGAGATGCCCGGCTGTTATCAGAGTCATCTTGGGGCCGACTGCTAGTCGCAGACACAGGGGGCCGTGGCGCAACTGATCTGGACCCAGGGACCTGAAGTGACTGCTTTCCAGAGGGGCTGTCTGAAACCAAAAAAAGTAAACACAGAATTGCTTATTAGAGAATTTAAATAGGTCAACCTTGCCTTCCGGTATAACCACTGATTTTGGCAAAATCCACCATCCAATTCACTGAAAACTGACAAGACTTGTTCATGCACAGACACTGCAGCCAGTGACAGATTGGCCATACAGATTCTATATTCTAGATCAGCCTTGTCTCACCCAGGGCCCATGGTTAATGCAAACATGCACCTGGGGACCCACTTTAGTTTTTTAgccatatatttgtataatggtaatgctgctgttgcaacccaccttaGGTCAGAGCATGACCCTGGCCACGGGTCTCAATCCACCAGCTCAAGACCAGCATTCTAAATGACCAGGAAGATTTCAAACGTCTAGACACAAATATTTCCCATAGAAGGGATGACCATAGCACAGCAAATTTAATTGCTGGACATAGCAGGGGAAAGGGAAGGTGACTTTTGGGTGCCAGTTTTATCCTGGCAGTCAACTAAAGATTTATTCATTTAGGGGAGCAAAGCTCTATTATTCCATCCATGCCTCCCTATTTCTTCAGCTTCCTAAACTAGTGCCCTCCAATTCCCTTGCCTATTCAACCGACTGACCTTCTTGACAGCAACAGCACCCCCTCACCCCTTGCCCCCAAGCACTGCAAGAGTCCTCACTTTCACTTTGTTCTTGACCAACCCTACCTCCTCAAGTGACTGCTTCTGAGGCCACTGCCCACTACGCTGCAGAGTAACTTCTTCCCAGTTGGCTTCCCAGCTTTTAACCTTCTTTCTTCCACTTAATTTCTGTTTCTTCCTCCCTATGCCAAAAGCATCCTCTCCAATTGTGTAAAGTTTCTTCTAGCTAAACTGACCTCTCAGGAAAGCAACACTGCTTGAAAGCTTTCTACGACTATCCTTTCCCCTCCAGGCCTGAGCCATTATTTCCCAGTGCCATCACCAAGATAATCCAGAAGAGTGCTGTTAGCTCTCCTGAATTTCAGAAGCCCGAGTGGCTTCAACTAGGTCAGGCATTCGTTTTTGATGAGATCCAAAATATGTCTCAGCctgcagaacccccccccccattggcattattattatttttttcacagAAACTAATATGGACATAACTAATAAACCTTTGGTTCATCTATTATTAATGGCAGTCCATTTGACAGTGGTAAAACACTGGAAGGACCTTAAGGGAGCCACAACAGAATATCGGTATCACTAAGTTTATCGCTAAGTTTGGTACATAGCATTTACGGAGAAACTAACGTAAACTCAGAGTTGTACAAGGAATTTCAAAAATTGATAAAGTTTATTTTAGTTTGGTACCCCCTTTATCATATACGTAAATGAGAAAGGGCATAACCAAAGTCATCCATCCCATTATGCCATGGAATGCATAAGCTCTCATTCCTCAATGTGTATATTTTACAGATTGAATACAGTAACGGAACATAGAAGGCTGCCTGATACTGATTCAGACCCACTGGTTCATCTGTCTacactgtctatactgactggcagcggcactCTAGAACTGCAgacagtctctcccagccctacctggaggagctgtggattgaacctgggaccttctgcatgcaaaggagatgctctactactgagctacggtCCCTTCCCCATGTCTTCTAATGTCGTTGTGATATGTTTCTATGATGTTTGAATCCTTTGCAGCAATGTGTATCTGTTACTTTTGACTCTAACTCTGCTGCCCTTGCTTCCACTTAAGTGAAATGGAAGCAAGGAGGTCAAGAATGAGGCAAGAGTCCTTATTTGCACCTTTCCTGGAGAGGGAGTTGGTTTGGTATTTTGCTCATTAGTCTGAGGTGGGCCTTTAGATGTACTGAACTTACAAATATACTGTGTACACATTTCTTTGTTGCATAACTGTTActgaaaaatcaattaaaaacactttaaaaaatgaagtcAGGCATTAagtgttgctggtcccatgctgtggaatactctttcAGCAGAGATTCGTTCCTTGAAGACCTGTTTATACCCACAAGCCTATTCAGTTATTTAAACTTTTTCAAGATAATCCAGTCATCTTTATGATTATTTTGTAcagtgtttaaatgtattttatgttttattgtatttgcatattttgttgtacttgatgtttatattttatatgaggggatggtctataaatattttcataaataaaaataattgagtCCAGTCAGACTTAGTTGCATTAATAGTGATCTCTCTCCCCTTTGTACTCAAGGTTCACTTTTCACCTTCGGTGGGAGTGTGTATGAGAGAAAGACTTCTGGTCTCGAGTATTTGTAATAATTGGGCAAATTACAAATTGTACACTTGAGTCAGACCCTGCATTAGCACTTTTACCCATCTTCAATGAAGGGGTTCAGTTCCCCGTACTATAAGGACCTAATCATTAAGTGCTTGGTtgcagcacattttaaaaatacctaAGAATTGGAAGCAGGTAGAACACCTATCAAGGAGAGCTTGGTACAATCATAGACTCTGGCAGCTGGTGCTCAATGAAAAATCAACTCAGGAGTGTAAAAAGGCTAAGGGGATTAGCACAACCGATAAATTTACAGCTCTTTGGTATCTGCTTCTTTGTTTTGCTGGGGAGGAGAGGTCCTGAAAGATACCCACAATCAACCTGTCTTTATGGAGGATGTTTTTCCTGCTGGATCTTAGGCTATTCTTATGTGCCTTTGATGTTGTACTGATAACCTattattcatttgtttttattttgctggaggtggaaatgtttttctttgtttggaaaaaaaaattcaataaaaactattttaaaaaattatagcaACTGAGCCAATGGCTAATGCAGCTCACACATACCAGCCAGTGTTTATCTTAAACACCAAAAAGATGATTAGTCTTCAACCACCAAGGATTCAAGGAGTGGCTAACAATTTAAACAATCAGTTTAAACAATGATCAGTTTTAGAGTTCAGAACAAAAACTTATCAGAGGTAAACACTCATGTCTCTTTGAGGAAGACATTCCGGAGACAGGGtgctaccccccccccaaaaaaaatcttggTCATCATCAACTTCACCTCAGATGGCTAGGGTATCTGAAGATGATCCAAGTAGGTTCATGTAGAAGCAAGCAGTCCTTCAGGTATACAGATAATACACAGAGACAGGTAGATGGGAAGGAAGACTTATCCTTGATTGTAACCCTGGCCATTTTCAACTTGACTGACATTAAGTGCcattaaaaatcaaagaaaatttTGCTGATTATTCCAAAAAGGCATGGACTATTCTCAAAACCAAATTACAGTAACTCTTAAGGAAATAGGATATTCGATTAGAGTACTCAATCACAAGATCTTATGCCTGGTATTTCAAATAAGGATTTAAATCACCCTTATTTAATCTAGTCCAGCCCCCAGGATGTGGTCATCACCTGAACTGTCCTTCACTCCCACAGGTCGAAGCTTGGGGACACCACCTTGGAAGAGGCCACCCTTTGGTGGCAGGGGAGACGCACCAGAACAATAGCTGCCACTGCCCTTGGATTCTGGAAGAAAAAGGTCCCTGGATTATTTATTTCATAGACACATTTTTATACTGCcttaggagcataggaaactgccttatagtgaTTCAGAGTGtaagtccatgtagctcagtactgtccacactgagtgGCTGTGGCTTTCCAACGTTTCAGGCAGGAatttttcccagccctccctggagatgccaggaattgaaccccaGGCCTTTTGGACACAAGGCATGCGctttactatttattatttatttatttattaaatttatatccagcccttcctcccagtagaagcccagggaggcgaacaaaaacactaaaaaacactctaaaacatcataaaaacaaactttaaaatatattaatacaagcattttttaaaatatgttcttaaaaaatatcttaagcaattgcagcacagatgctgattgggataaggtctctacttgaaaggcttattgaaagaggaaagtcttcaggaggcgctgaaaaggtaacagagatggtgcctgtctaatattcaagggaaaggaattccaaagggtaggtgccactacactaaagctccatttcctatgttgtgcagaatggacttcctgataacatggtatctgcaggaggccctcagctgcacagcataatgatcaactgggtatataaggggtaagacgatctggtcaagctgtataaggctttgtacaccaaaaccagaaccttgaacttagcccagtagctaatgggcagccagtgcaattctttcagcagcagggtgacatgatgacaatactctgccccagtgagcagttgtgctgccacattttgcaccagctgcaccttgcggaccaacctccagggcagccctacatagagggTATATagcaatccaacctggaggttataagtgcatggacaacagtggtcaagctatcccagtccagaaatggctgcagctgtcttacaggccgaagctggtaaaaggcactcctagccactgaagtcacctgggcctctagcgacaaagatggatccaggagtacccccagactatgaacctgttctttcagaggaagtacaaccctatccaaagcaggacactgactaattatccaaactcaggaaacaccaacccacagcacctccatattactaggattcagactcggtttactggccctcatccagcccaccaccaagtccaggcactggaccagggcttgcacagcctctccctattcagatgttacagagaaacagagctgcgtatcatcaccATAcggctgacacctcaccccaaatctcctgatgacactcccaatggcttcatatagatattaaacagcatcgggACAAGATGCCATCCTGCGGCACCCTGCAGCACcattgccagggggccaaaatacaatcacccaatgctaatcTCTGAATATGACCATggggataggatcggaaccactgtaaaccagtacctctgatacccatctcaccaagtcagcccagaaggataccatggtcaatggtatcaaaaactgccaagagatcaagtaagaataacagggtcccaCTCCCTCTGTGCTTCTtccgatagaggtcatccatcagggcgaccaaggctgattcagtcccataaccaggcctgaacccagactggaatgggtcaagataatctgtttcctccgagagtacttgcagttgctgctccACAATCCTTTCAATCACATTCCCTAAAAGGGAGGTATACgcaaccgggcagtagttgtcacaaaccaatgggtccagggtgggctttttcaggagcggtcatatcaccacctctttcagggtggctggaaccactccttcccgcaatgatgcattgaccacaccctggatccacttggtcataccccctcggcaagctttaataagccaagaagggcaagggtcgagaggacacgttgatgGTTGCATTGTTGCAaggaccttgtccacatcatcaaggcacatcaactgaaacagatcccaagaagctgcagcagacattgcacaagacacctcactggggactacagtagatgtggatggcgCATCAAGATtactacagaggtgagcaactttaccctcaaagtgccttgctacACCCCCTAAAGAGGTTTacaagaaaacaaacacaaaaccaatttaaataaaattaaaatagagcATTGACTCTAAAAGTCATCAAGCATGCGGCCAGTAAAACTTTccaagggagagaattccattaAGTGGGATGCAGCTACAGATAATGCTCTCTGAAAGATCAGTCAATATATCAGAGTGTAAAATGCAAGCTGACAGCTTATTGCTGGAACTATTGACGCAAGTAACTCTCCGCTGTTGAGTCTGCATGCAACCAGGGCAATTTCGTATCGTCACCCAGAAATCCAGTGGGTAACTTACTGCTTTTTCCTCTGGAATGTTCAAAGAGATGGTGATGCTGGTTTTGGAGGAGAAAGCACAAAATTGGGAACATCAGAAACTGTCTTATTCCAAGAcggaccattgctccatctagccctGGCTTTgtcaacactaactggcagtggctctccagagtttcaggcaggattcttttccagccctatctggagatgccaggaattgaacctgggaccttcttcatgcaaagcagaccctctaccactgagctatgtttcTTCCCCAACTACTTTTGCCCTCCTGGGCTCTTCATAGGCAATCTCTAGCATATTTTTTAATTCAATGCAAGAAAATACTTCTCAGCATGTAGACAAAACTAAGACTCTGGTATCGGAGTCATCTCTTCCTGAAGTAGCAGTGTGAAAGCAGAGAGGTTAGTAACTTTACTCCTCAAGTTCACATGGGTGTCAGACTGCTACTGCCTGAAGAGCTAAGTACAAATATACCCTATACTACACATTTACCATCATCCTGGGATTTAGAGACATCTGTTTCCAAGGCTTTAAGTGACCAGCAATCAACTATATTTTATTGATAATCCAAAGACTTAATTCACGTGCACTGAACAGTTTAAGAGCTAGTTTGCTCTTTATTACAGAAAATCCAAGAGAAACGTTTTTCATCCACAGATGCATAGTCctccttgtgggtttcccaaaggcatctaattggccactgtgggaaacaggatgctggactagataggcctttggtctaattcagcagggttcttcttatgcttGCATACAGAAGTGGACAGGAACTACTGCTGTCAAATTGTGAGATTTCTATGCTTTATACtgcaggagggagggacagcTTAGTCAAAAAAAACAGAGCTGAACTGACTGACTGCAGAGACTTCTCCACCAACAGATCAAACTAGGCAATCCAGACCATCAAGTTCCACAAGGTCTGAGTGTGTGCAACACAGAAGGAACTTGCTGATAAATGACCCAAGCAGGGCAGTGTCAGTAATTGTCTCTCCCGTGAAATTCTGCTCAGGAGCAAGGTGGGAAATAGGGCAGTAGGTTGAGAACAGACCAACGCATATGCCAGCAAATAACTCCAGGTAGCTCAAGAAAGTGAACCCAACCACATACTACAGTGCATAGAGGGAAAATCTTCCCCTTCAGGCCCTTTTGACTTTCCTCAGCTCCTAATACGGCACAGAGCCAGATCAAGCACAACACATATCCAACAGCCAAATGTAAGCAAAATTTAACTCACAGGATCATCCCAAGAGCAATTTTACTGGCCACAACCTTTTCCTCAACTACCACCTTATCTGCTGCTTTATCTGTAGAGATCCTACGGCAtttcccccaagcctgctgcTGAATTCTTTTAAATATGAACGTCCAACTCTGTTAAAAGTCTACATGTATTTATACATACTGTATCTCCAACAGAAAGGGTGCACCCCATCTGGAAACTGGTGGAGTGTATTTAGAGGCCACCAAGAGGCCAATTAGATAGTAAAGGTCTCCTTACAATTACCCCAGACCCCATACTTACTCTCGATGATGGGTGCACTCCGGTCATTGACTTGGGCCACTTTTTTCAACCTGGCCCCTTTACAGATGTCTTGCAGCagagctcccctccctctctgttcATCTCTGCTCAGTTTTGGAGGATCTGTGTTTG belongs to Rhineura floridana isolate rRhiFlo1 chromosome 11, rRhiFlo1.hap2, whole genome shotgun sequence and includes:
- the WIPF2 gene encoding WAS/WASL-interacting protein family member 2, with protein sequence MPIPPPPPPGPPPPPNFNQANTDPPKLSRDEQRGRGALLQDICKGARLKKVAQVNDRSAPIIEKSKGSGSYCSGASPLPPKGGLFQGGVPKLRPVGVKDSSDSPSGKQSLQVPGSRSVAPRPPVSATSSRPQDDSDNSRASPPELPRMQRPSLPDLSRPNTASGTGMKHSSSAPPPPPPGRRANAPPAPPSIHSSKAPSYNREKPLPPTPGQRLPGSRDGPPAPPPIKPPPSPVNIRTGPSNQGQSLAPPPPPYRQPPGVPNGPASPTNESAPELPQRHNSLHRKTPGPVRGMAPPPPPSASPSLQSNRPPPPARDPPSRGAAPPPPPPMIRNGGRDAPPPPPPYRMHGSSDPTSRGKPPPPPTRTPVGPPPPPPPMRNGHRDSISTVRSFLGDDFESKYSFHPVEDFPAPEEFKHFQKIYPSKTNRATRGAPPLPPILR